A segment of the Candidatus Brevundimonas phytovorans genome:
GGCCGAGCGGTACTCATTGGTCGTGCCGGTCTTGCCGCCGACCCAGGGGCCCAGGCTGCGCGCCCCGGCCCCGGTGCCGCGCTGGATGACGCCTTCCAGCATCGAGCTGATCTGATAGGCGGTGATCGGGTCGATGACCTGGGTCCCGCGATCCGGCAGACGCGGCGACTCCTGGCCGCTGAAGCCGCGGCTGCAATCGCGGCACTGGCGACGGTCGGCGCGGTGGATGGTCTGACCGTTCCGATCCTGAACCATCTCGATCAGATAGGGGTCGATGCGGCGCCCCCCGTTGACGAAGGCGGCGTAGGCGGCGGTGATCCGGTACGGCGTCGTCTCTCCAGCCCCCAGCGACATGGCCAGATTCGGCGACATGTCGTCGACCACGCCCATCTTCTTGGACAGGTCGACGATGTTCTTCATGCCCACGGCCTGGGCCAGACGGACGGTCATGACGTTGCGCGACAGCTCCAGACCACGACGCAGGGTCTGCGGACCGTAGTACTGGCGGCTGTAGTTCTCAGGCGTCCAGCGACCGCCATTGGCGCCGCCGGGGAAGCTGATCGGCGCGTCCAGCACGATGCTGGCGGGGTTGAAATCTCCCTCCAGCGCCGCCGCATAGACGAAGGGCTTGTAGGCCGAGCCCGGCTGGCGCCTGGCCTGGGTCGCCCGGTTGAAGCTGGACAGGGCGTAGGAATAGCCCCCCACCATCGCCAGAACGCGGCCCGACTGCGGCTCGATCGCCACCAGGGCGCCGTTCACGGCCGGCACCTGTTTCAGTGCGAACTGGCCGCCCTGCGGCTCGACAAAGATCAGGTCGCCGCGCTTCAGCGGGCGGTTGGCGTTGGCCCAGGCGGCGTCGGACGCGATCAGCGACCCGGTGCGGTCGTCCCGCGCCGTGCGGATGCGGACGTTGTTGCCGCTGACGCTCTCCACCGCGGCGGCCTGCCAGGTGCGGCGCTCGGGCGGGGTGTTCTTCTTCAGGGCGTCGGCCTGCCAGCCCGGCGCGAAGTCGGTCGTGCCCCAGGCCCCGCGCCAGCCGTGGCGGCGGTCATAGCGTTCCAGGCCGTTCATCAGGGCGTCGCGCGCGGCGGATTGCAGCTTGGGGTCCAGCGTCGTGCGCATGTAGTAGCCGCCGCGATTGACCTCTTCCTGACCGAACAGGCCGATGGCGCGGCGGCGGGCCTCCTCAACGAAGAAGTCGGCGTCGGCGTATTCGGCGCGACGCGGGGCTGCGCGGGTGTTCAGCGGCCGCGCCAGGGCCGTCGCCAGTTCTTGCTGCGTCAGCCACTTGTTGTCGGCCATCTCGCCCAGAACCCAGTCGCGACGCCCCTTGGCGGCGGCCGGGTGGCGCTTGGGATTATAGTTGTTCGGTCCCTTGGGCAGAGCCGCCAGGAAGGCCGCTTCGTCCGGCGTCAGCTGGTTCAGCGACTTGCCGAAATAGTTGTAGGCCGCCGAGGCCACGCCATAGGAGCGGTAGCCCAGGTAGATCTCGTTCAGATAAAGCTCAAGGATCTGCTCCTTGGTCAGGGTCGCTTCCAGACGGCTGGAGAGGATGGCTTCCTTCAGCTTGCGGTTCAGGCTGGATTCGTTGGTCAGCAGGACGTTCTTGGCCACCTGCTGGGTGATGGTCGAACCACCTTCAAGCCGCCGTCCCGACAGGACGTTGAACACGTTCTTGAACATGGCCCGACCGATACCGGACACGTCGATGCCGCCGTGCTGGAAGAAGTGGCTGTCTTCAGCCGCCAGGAAGGCGTGGATGACCTGCTCCGGCACCTGGTCATAGGTGACGTAGATGCGCCGTTCGTCCGAAAACTCGCCGATCAGGGTGCCGTCGCCGGCGAAGACGCGCGTGGCGGTCGCCGGGCGATAGTCCGCCAACTCGGACGCATCCGGCATGTCATGCAGCACCCAGGCCGCATAGATGGCCACGACCAGCCCGGCCACAGCGATGCCGCCCAGCAAGGCGACGCCCGCCATCACGAACCAGCGTTCGGCTATCTTCACCGTGAACTCCGCAAGACGCGCCCCATGAAATCGTCGTTTATCGCGCGTCGGTCCCGCCGCAAAGCGGAACCGCAAACTCAGCCCTTGTCGCGCATCAGGCGAGCCTTGTCGCGCTGCCAATCACGCTCGGCCGAGGCCTCGCGCTTGTCGTGCAGCTTCTTGCCCTTGGCCAGAGCGATCTCAAGCTTGGCCTTGCCCTTTTCGTTCAGATACAGGCGCACCGGAATGATGGTTCGCCCGTCGCGCTGGACGGCGCCGATCAGCTTGTCGATCTGCTTGCGGTGCAGCAGCAGCTTTCGGTGGCGGCGCGGCTCATGGTTGAACCGGTTGGCCTGCTTGTAGGGCGGAATGTCCGAGTTGATCAGGACGATCTCACGCCCCTCCACCGCCGCATAGCTTTCGGCGATGTTGGCGCGACCGTCGCGCAGCGCCTTGATCTCGGTTCCCAGCAGTTGGATCCCGGCCTCGATATAGTCCTCGAGGAAATAGTCGAAGCGTGCGCGCCGGTTCTCGGCGATCACCTTCCTGGGCGCATCAGCGGACATCAGGCGACCCCGGCTTCCGCCATCGCCTGGTCGATCTGCGGCTTGACGGCGTCGCGGGTCAGCGACAGCGGCAGACGGACTTCCTCACGGCACAGGCCCAGCTTGGCCAGGGCGTACTTGGCCGGCGACGGCGAGTTGTCGAGGAACAGGGCCTTGTGCAGGTTGATCAGACGGTCCTGCCAGGTCCGCGCCGTGGCGTAGTCGCCGGCCGCGACCGCGTCATACATGGCGACCATGGCTTCGGGTGCGACATTGGACGTCACCGAGATCACGCCCACGCCGCCGCTGGCCGCATAGCCCAGCCAGGTGGCGTCATCGCCGCTGATCAGGTCGAACGGGCCATTGATATGGTTGCGCATCCAGCTGACGCGCGAGATGTCGCTGGTGGCGTCCTTGATGCCGACGATGTTGGGATTCTTCGCCAGGTGCGCGACCGCCTCGTTGGACAGATCGACCCCGCAACGGCTCGGCACGTTGTAGAGGATCATGGGGATCTGAACGGCGTCGGAGATCGCCTCGAAGTGGGCGATCATGCCGTCCTGCGAGGGCTTGTTGTAGTAGGGCGTCACCACCAGGGTCGCATCGGCGCCGACCTGCTTGGCGAAGGCCGACAGCTCGATGGCCTCATGGGTGGCGTTCGAGCCGGCGCCGGCGATCACGCGCACGCGGCCGGCGGCGATGGTCACGCATTGCTCGATGACGCGCTTGTGCTCGTCCATCCTCAGGGTGGCGCTTTCCCCGGTCGTGCCGACAGGGACCACGCCATGGACGCCAGCAGCGATCTGACGTTCCAGGAGTTTTTCAAAAGCCCCTTCGTCCACGTTTCCGTCACGAAGAGGTGTGATCAAGGCGGTGATCACGCCCTTGAACAAGGGGGCGGTCATTGAAACAAGTTACCTGCGCGGTGTTTCGGGCGGCGTCCGCCCTTTTGAAGAGGCAGGGAGCGTAGGTTGCTCGCCGCTCGGCCGCAACCAGTGATGAATGAGGATCGGACATCTGATGATCGCGACGACTGTGGCCGCCGCCCTGGCGATTCTGACTCCGCCAACCCAGGACGTGCTGAACAGCGCGCCTGCGCCCTATGCCTCCAGCCAGAACGGCATTCTCAGCGGCCAGGACATGGCCCTGTTCCAGCAAGGCCTCGCCTCGGCCCGCGCCCGCGACGTGATCGGCACGCAGTCGGTCATCAGCCGCATTTCCGACCCCACGGCGAAGAAGCTGGTCGAATGGGCCCTGGTCGACACCTCTGACAGGCAGTTGTCCTTCACTGATCTGGCCCGCGCCCAGACCGACCTGGCCCACTGGCCGCGCGGTGATTCGCGCCGGGCGGCGGGAGAGCGCGCCCTCAGCATGGCCAACGCCTCGCCCGACACCGTCATCGCCTTCTTCAACGGCACGGCCCCAACGACGGCTGACGGCGCCATCGCCCTGGCGGCCGCTCTGGATCAGAAGGGCCAGCGTCGCGAAGCTCAGGACCTGATCCGCGACTGGTGGCGCACCCGTTCCTTCGAGGAAGCCCAGCAGTCCACGATCGCCAACCGCTGGGGCGGCTGGCTGAACGCTGAAGATCATGTCGCCCGCCTGAATATGTTGCTGCTGGGCCCGCACGGCCCGGCCACGCGCGCCATGGTCGCCATGGTTCCCGCCGACCGTCAGGCCGTGGCCAACGCCGTCATGGCCCTGCGCACCGCCTATGCGCCCGACGCCATTGTGGCCGGCCTCAGCCCCGCCGTCGCCAACGACCCGGCCGTGGTTCTGGAACGTGTGCGTCTGCTGCGCTCGGCGGGTCGTCAGTCCGAGGCCTTCCCGCTCCTGTCCGCCCTGCCTGCCGCGCCGTCGCACAAGGAGGGCCAGGACACCCTCTGGACCGAGCGCCGCAACTACTTCCTCGACGCCCTGCAGCAGGGCAATCCCCGCGCCGCCTACGCCGCCATGAACGGCCACGGCTTCCCCTCGGGCGAGCGCAAGGTCGATGCCGAGTTCTTCGCCGGCTGGGTCGCCCTGACCAAGCTGAACGACCCCGCCTCGGCCGCTCAGCACTTCGAAATCCTGCGCAACAGCTCCTCGACCCCGATCACCCAGGGCCGCGCTCTCTACTGGCTGGGCCGCGCCGCCGAGGCCCGCGGCGACCGGGCTGGCGCCCAGGCCTGGTACAAGGCCGGGGCCGAACACTGGCAGACCTTCTACGGCCAACTCGCCGCCGAAAAGGCCGGGATCACCACCCTGACCCTGCCCGGCGACCCGGCTCCCACGCCCGAGGACGTCAACCGCTTCGAGGGCAATGAGGTCGTGCGTGCTACGCGCATCCTCGGCGCGGCGGGCGAAAAGACCCTGCTGCGGGTTTTCGCCTATCACCTCGACGACAC
Coding sequences within it:
- a CDS encoding lytic transglycosylase domain-containing protein — translated: MIATTVAAALAILTPPTQDVLNSAPAPYASSQNGILSGQDMALFQQGLASARARDVIGTQSVISRISDPTAKKLVEWALVDTSDRQLSFTDLARAQTDLAHWPRGDSRRAAGERALSMANASPDTVIAFFNGTAPTTADGAIALAAALDQKGQRREAQDLIRDWWRTRSFEEAQQSTIANRWGGWLNAEDHVARLNMLLLGPHGPATRAMVAMVPADRQAVANAVMALRTAYAPDAIVAGLSPAVANDPAVVLERVRLLRSAGRQSEAFPLLSALPAAPSHKEGQDTLWTERRNYFLDALQQGNPRAAYAAMNGHGFPSGERKVDAEFFAGWVALTKLNDPASAAQHFEILRNSSSTPITQGRALYWLGRAAEARGDRAGAQAWYKAGAEHWQTFYGQLAAEKAGITTLTLPGDPAPTPEDVNRFEGNEVVRATRILGAAGEKTLLRVFAYHLDDTLPAYDLAQVFDLMQGYGDQFGSMMVGRAASQRGFVMPERMYPLRMPPVVSGAAPPEFSLAIARQESSFDPLARSGADARGMMQLLPATGQGVARRMGISYSAEQLWDPDFNMKLGSYHLGELINNFGGSPLLATVGYNAGPARPPQWVARCGDPRSQQVDPIDFIECAPFTETRNYMMRVMENMQVYRARLNGGSAPLTPSADLARGTPPNSGPRSYQP
- the dapA gene encoding 4-hydroxy-tetrahydrodipicolinate synthase, yielding MTAPLFKGVITALITPLRDGNVDEGAFEKLLERQIAAGVHGVVPVGTTGESATLRMDEHKRVIEQCVTIAAGRVRVIAGAGSNATHEAIELSAFAKQVGADATLVVTPYYNKPSQDGMIAHFEAISDAVQIPMILYNVPSRCGVDLSNEAVAHLAKNPNIVGIKDATSDISRVSWMRNHINGPFDLISGDDATWLGYAASGGVGVISVTSNVAPEAMVAMYDAVAAGDYATARTWQDRLINLHKALFLDNSPSPAKYALAKLGLCREEVRLPLSLTRDAVKPQIDQAMAEAGVA
- the smpB gene encoding SsrA-binding protein SmpB produces the protein MSADAPRKVIAENRRARFDYFLEDYIEAGIQLLGTEIKALRDGRANIAESYAAVEGREIVLINSDIPPYKQANRFNHEPRRHRKLLLHRKQIDKLIGAVQRDGRTIIPVRLYLNEKGKAKLEIALAKGKKLHDKREASAERDWQRDKARLMRDKG
- a CDS encoding penicillin-binding protein 1A yields the protein MAGVALLGGIAVAGLVVAIYAAWVLHDMPDASELADYRPATATRVFAGDGTLIGEFSDERRIYVTYDQVPEQVIHAFLAAEDSHFFQHGGIDVSGIGRAMFKNVFNVLSGRRLEGGSTITQQVAKNVLLTNESSLNRKLKEAILSSRLEATLTKEQILELYLNEIYLGYRSYGVASAAYNYFGKSLNQLTPDEAAFLAALPKGPNNYNPKRHPAAAKGRRDWVLGEMADNKWLTQQELATALARPLNTRAAPRRAEYADADFFVEEARRRAIGLFGQEEVNRGGYYMRTTLDPKLQSAARDALMNGLERYDRRHGWRGAWGTTDFAPGWQADALKKNTPPERRTWQAAAVESVSGNNVRIRTARDDRTGSLIASDAAWANANRPLKRGDLIFVEPQGGQFALKQVPAVNGALVAIEPQSGRVLAMVGGYSYALSSFNRATQARRQPGSAYKPFVYAAALEGDFNPASIVLDAPISFPGGANGGRWTPENYSRQYYGPQTLRRGLELSRNVMTVRLAQAVGMKNIVDLSKKMGVVDDMSPNLAMSLGAGETTPYRITAAYAAFVNGGRRIDPYLIEMVQDRNGQTIHRADRRQCRDCSRGFSGQESPRLPDRGTQVIDPITAYQISSMLEGVIQRGTGAGARSLGPWVGGKTGTTNEYRSAWFVGFSSDVVVGVFVGFDDNRSLGGGEAGAATAVPIFTDFMQVALKERPARPFVRPKNAVFRTVNGIEEAFRPGTERQIREEAPRPVQPVGPQNYNDVVRREQEAAQAPAAAAPAAVAPPPPKKQPAEDLSGLY